One Tessaracoccus lacteus DNA window includes the following coding sequences:
- the pflB gene encoding formate C-acetyltransferase, with protein MSATATASKDLHREDPWEGFTDGNWRTSIDVRDFILTNYTPYLGDSSFLAGPTRKTLQVWDTLQRDYLSVERAKRVYDVETHIPADVDAFPAGYISTDDDVIVGLQTDVPLKRPMMPAGGWRMVETAIREAGLEPDERIKEIFTRYRKTHNEAVFDIYTPRIRAARSSHIITGLPDAYGRGRIIGDYRRVALYGVDALILAKRNDKRRVTDQVDFTEDWARYREEHSEQIKALEKLKNLGASYGFDLSRPAANYIEAVQWTYFAYLASVKSQDGAAMSIGRLSGFFDVYAERDLAAGLITESEVQEAMDALVTKLRIVRFLRTIDYDNIFSGDPYWATWSDGGFANDGRTLVTKSSFRLLQTLRNLGPAPEPNITIYWDDALPAGYKDFCAEISIETSAIQYESDSSIRSHWGDDTAIACCVSPMAIGKQMQFFGARVNAAKTLLYAINGGRDEVSGKQIVEGFAPVAGDAPLDFDTVWAKYDKMLDWVVRTYVEALNIIHYSHDKYAYEAMEMALHDDEIVRTMGCGIAGLSIVADSLAAIRYATVTPVRDDSGLVIDYITEGEFPKYGNDDDRADEIAQLVVKTVMDKIRSIRMYRNAVPTQSVLTITSNVVYGKATGAFPCGHEAGTPFAPGANPENGADTHGMVASMMSVGKLSYEDALDGISLTNTITPPALGRTHEERVTNLVGILDAGMGEGLYHANINVLNRETLLDAMENPENYPQLTIRVSGYAVNFVKLTREQQLDVLSRTFHEAI; from the coding sequence ATGTCGGCCACGGCCACCGCTAGCAAGGACCTACATCGCGAAGACCCGTGGGAGGGTTTCACCGACGGCAACTGGCGCACCTCCATCGACGTGCGCGACTTCATCCTGACGAACTACACGCCCTACCTCGGCGACTCCAGCTTCCTGGCCGGCCCCACCCGCAAGACCCTCCAGGTGTGGGACACCCTCCAGCGTGACTACCTGAGCGTCGAGCGCGCCAAGCGCGTCTACGACGTCGAGACCCACATCCCGGCGGACGTCGACGCGTTCCCCGCCGGCTACATCAGCACGGACGACGACGTCATCGTCGGCCTGCAGACCGACGTCCCGCTGAAGCGGCCCATGATGCCCGCCGGCGGCTGGCGCATGGTCGAGACCGCCATCCGCGAGGCGGGCCTTGAGCCCGACGAGCGGATCAAGGAGATCTTCACCCGCTACCGCAAGACGCACAACGAGGCCGTCTTCGACATCTACACGCCGCGGATCCGCGCCGCGCGCAGCTCCCACATCATCACCGGCCTTCCCGACGCCTACGGTCGCGGCCGCATCATCGGCGACTACCGCCGCGTCGCCCTCTACGGCGTCGACGCGCTGATCCTGGCCAAGCGCAACGACAAGCGTCGCGTGACCGACCAGGTGGACTTCACCGAGGACTGGGCGCGCTACCGCGAGGAGCACTCCGAACAGATCAAGGCGCTCGAGAAGCTGAAGAACCTCGGCGCCAGCTACGGCTTCGACCTGTCGCGCCCGGCCGCCAACTACATCGAGGCCGTCCAGTGGACGTACTTCGCGTACCTGGCCTCCGTGAAGAGCCAGGACGGCGCCGCCATGAGCATCGGCCGCCTCTCCGGGTTCTTCGACGTCTACGCCGAGCGTGACCTGGCCGCCGGCCTGATCACCGAGTCCGAGGTCCAGGAGGCCATGGATGCGCTGGTGACCAAGCTGCGCATCGTCCGTTTCCTCCGCACGATCGACTACGACAACATCTTTTCCGGTGACCCGTACTGGGCGACCTGGTCCGACGGCGGGTTCGCCAACGACGGCCGCACGCTGGTGACCAAGTCGTCGTTCCGGCTGCTGCAGACGCTGCGGAACCTCGGCCCCGCGCCCGAGCCGAACATCACCATCTACTGGGATGACGCGCTGCCTGCCGGGTACAAGGACTTCTGCGCCGAGATCTCGATCGAGACCTCCGCGATCCAGTACGAGTCCGACTCGTCGATCCGCTCCCACTGGGGCGATGACACCGCCATCGCCTGCTGCGTCTCCCCGATGGCGATCGGCAAGCAGATGCAGTTCTTCGGCGCCCGCGTCAACGCGGCCAAGACCCTCCTGTACGCCATCAACGGCGGCCGCGACGAGGTCAGCGGCAAGCAGATCGTCGAGGGCTTCGCGCCGGTCGCCGGCGACGCGCCGCTCGACTTCGACACCGTGTGGGCCAAGTACGACAAGATGCTCGACTGGGTCGTCCGCACCTACGTCGAGGCCCTGAACATCATCCACTACAGCCACGACAAGTACGCCTACGAGGCGATGGAGATGGCGCTGCACGACGATGAGATCGTCCGCACGATGGGCTGCGGCATCGCCGGCCTGTCGATCGTGGCCGACTCGCTCGCCGCGATCCGCTACGCGACCGTGACCCCCGTTCGGGACGATTCGGGTCTGGTCATCGACTACATCACCGAGGGCGAGTTCCCGAAGTACGGCAACGACGACGACCGCGCCGACGAGATCGCCCAGCTGGTCGTCAAGACCGTGATGGACAAGATCCGCTCGATCCGGATGTACCGCAACGCCGTCCCGACGCAGTCGGTCCTGACGATCACGTCGAACGTGGTCTACGGGAAGGCCACCGGTGCGTTCCCCTGCGGCCATGAGGCCGGCACCCCCTTCGCCCCCGGTGCCAACCCGGAGAACGGCGCCGACACGCACGGCATGGTCGCCTCCATGATGAGCGTCGGCAAGCTGTCCTACGAGGACGCCCTCGACGGGATCTCGCTGACCAACACCATCACGCCGCCGGCGCTGGGCCGCACGCACGAGGAGCGGGTCACCAACCTGGTCGGCATCCTCGACGCAGGCATGGGGGAGGGGCTGTACCACGCCAACATCAACGTCCTCAACCGGGAGACGCTGCTCGACGCCATGGAGAACCCGGAGAACTACCCGCAGCTGACGATCCGCGTCTCCGGTTACGCCGTCAACTTCGTCAAGCTGACCCGCGAGCAGCAGCTCGACGTCCTCTCGCGGACCTTCCACGAGGCGATCTGA
- the pflA gene encoding pyruvate formate-lyase-activating protein, whose amino-acid sequence MTDLLADAIGADPVASAPSVTSLGGVPVVTGLERADLFAAIRAGEIGSVHSWELVTAVDGPGTRMTTFVAGCPLRCLYCHNPDTMSGARGLPVRADDLLARIRRYRGVFRATGGGITLSGGEILQQPAFAGRILRGAKELGIHTAIDTSGFLGAAASDELLADVDLVLLDLKAGDEATYGRVTGRRLAPTLDFGRRLERLGIETWVRFVLVPGLTDDPANIARVADHAASMSQVTRVEILPFHQMGRDKWASLGMDYRLADTQPPTAESVEAARAAFRSRGLTVY is encoded by the coding sequence GTGACGGACCTCCTGGCGGACGCCATCGGGGCAGACCCGGTGGCGTCCGCACCGTCCGTCACGTCGCTGGGCGGGGTCCCGGTCGTGACTGGACTGGAGCGGGCTGACCTGTTCGCCGCGATACGCGCCGGCGAGATCGGGTCGGTCCACTCCTGGGAACTGGTGACGGCCGTCGACGGCCCGGGAACCCGCATGACCACGTTTGTGGCCGGCTGCCCGCTGCGCTGCCTGTACTGCCACAACCCCGACACCATGTCGGGGGCCAGGGGGCTCCCCGTCCGCGCCGACGACCTGCTCGCCCGGATCCGGCGCTACCGCGGTGTGTTCCGCGCGACGGGCGGAGGCATCACGCTCTCGGGCGGGGAGATCCTGCAGCAGCCGGCCTTCGCCGGGCGCATCCTGCGCGGCGCGAAGGAGCTCGGCATCCACACCGCGATCGACACGTCCGGCTTCCTCGGCGCGGCGGCCAGCGACGAGCTGCTCGCCGATGTCGATCTCGTCCTGCTCGACCTCAAGGCGGGCGACGAGGCGACCTACGGCCGCGTCACCGGCCGCCGGCTGGCCCCGACCCTGGACTTCGGCCGCCGCCTGGAGCGCCTCGGCATCGAGACCTGGGTGCGCTTCGTGCTCGTCCCCGGACTCACCGACGACCCGGCCAACATCGCGCGGGTGGCCGACCACGCCGCGTCGATGAGCCAGGTGACGCGCGTCGAGATCCTGCCCTTCCACCAGATGGGGCGCGACAAGTGGGCCTCGCTCGGCATGGACTACCGGCTCGCCGACACGCAGCCGCCGACCGCGGAGTCCGTCGAGGCCGCGCGCGCTGCCTTCCGCTCCCGCGGGCTGACCGTCTACTGA
- the rpsJ gene encoding 30S ribosomal protein S10: MAGQKIRIRLRAYDHEVIDSSARKIVDTVTRTGAKVAGPVPLPTEKNVFCVIRSPHKYKDSREHFEMRTHKRLIDILDPTPKTVDSLMRLDLPAGVDIEIKLP; the protein is encoded by the coding sequence GTGGCTGGACAAAAGATCCGCATCAGGCTGCGGGCGTATGACCACGAGGTCATCGACAGCTCGGCGCGCAAGATCGTCGACACCGTGACCCGCACGGGCGCCAAGGTGGCCGGCCCGGTGCCGCTGCCGACGGAGAAGAACGTGTTCTGCGTCATCCGTTCGCCTCACAAGTACAAGGACAGCCGTGAGCACTTCGAGATGCGCACGCACAAGCGTCTGATCGACATCCTCGATCCGACCCCCAAGACGGTCGATTCGCTGATGCGTCTTGACCTGCCTGCGGGCGTCGACATCGAGATCAAGCTTCCGTGA
- the rplC gene encoding 50S ribosomal protein L3, translating to MSERIVKGILGTKLGMTQLWDDNNKVVPVTVIQAGPCVVTQVRTPETDGYNAVQLGFGAIKAKAVTKPAAGHFAKADVTPRKHLVELRTADASEFTLGQELTAEVFADGETVDVTGTTKGKGTAGVMKRHGFKGLSSSHGVHRKHRSPGSIGGCATPGRVFKGLRMAGRMGNDKVTIQNLKIHAVDAERGLLLVRGAIPGNNGSLVVVRSAAKKGDAA from the coding sequence ATGAGTGAACGAATCGTGAAGGGCATCCTGGGCACCAAGCTCGGCATGACCCAGCTGTGGGACGACAACAACAAGGTCGTGCCCGTTACCGTGATCCAGGCCGGCCCGTGTGTCGTCACGCAGGTCCGCACCCCCGAGACCGACGGCTACAACGCTGTCCAGCTCGGCTTCGGCGCGATCAAGGCCAAGGCCGTCACGAAGCCGGCCGCCGGCCACTTCGCCAAGGCCGACGTCACCCCGCGCAAGCACCTCGTCGAGCTGCGCACGGCTGACGCCTCCGAGTTCACGCTCGGCCAGGAACTGACCGCAGAGGTCTTCGCCGACGGCGAGACCGTCGACGTGACCGGTACGACAAAGGGCAAGGGCACCGCTGGTGTCATGAAGCGCCACGGCTTCAAGGGCCTCAGCTCTTCGCACGGTGTGCACCGCAAGCACCGCTCGCCCGGCTCCATCGGTGGCTGCGCCACCCCCGGCAGGGTCTTCAAGGGCCTTCGCATGGCGGGTCGCATGGGCAATGACAAGGTCACCATCCAGAACCTGAAGATTCACGCTGTCGACGCCGAGCGCGGCCTGCTGCTCGTCCGTGGCGCAATCCCCGGCAACAACGGCTCCCTCGTCGTCGTCCGCAGCGCAGCTAAGAAGGGTGACGCAGCATGA
- the rplD gene encoding 50S ribosomal protein L4, sunset domain variant yields MSDLTVDVIDASGKKAGSADLPAALFDAQTNIPLIHQVVVAQLAAARQGTHDTKTRGEVRGGGIKPWRQKGTGRARHGSRRSPIWTGGGIVHGPTPRDYSQRTPKKMVAAALRGALSDRARDGQIFVVSELVSGEKPSTKAAIAALTNVATDISKVLVVLDRFEDVAWLSLRNVPTVHALAVDQLNTYDVLANDKIVFTSAALAAFVAGPASGKSFKAVATESEAVAEAEVADGSYRGDNPPAGYDIKGNQSGKYHTPESPYYGRTKAEVWFNSAEAAEAAGFIAGVTNNSEEKDK; encoded by the coding sequence ATGAGCGATCTCACTGTTGACGTGATCGACGCCTCGGGCAAGAAGGCCGGCTCGGCCGACCTGCCCGCGGCTCTGTTCGACGCGCAGACCAACATCCCGCTGATCCACCAGGTCGTCGTGGCCCAGCTGGCGGCTGCCCGCCAGGGCACCCACGACACCAAGACCCGCGGCGAGGTCCGCGGCGGTGGCATCAAGCCCTGGCGCCAGAAGGGCACCGGCCGCGCCCGTCACGGCTCGCGTCGTTCCCCCATCTGGACCGGCGGTGGCATCGTCCACGGCCCGACGCCGCGTGACTACTCGCAGCGCACCCCCAAGAAGATGGTCGCCGCCGCTCTGCGTGGCGCGCTGTCCGACCGGGCCCGCGACGGTCAGATCTTCGTCGTCTCGGAGCTCGTCTCCGGCGAGAAGCCCTCGACCAAGGCCGCGATCGCCGCGCTGACGAACGTCGCGACGGACATCAGCAAGGTGCTCGTCGTCCTCGACCGCTTCGAGGATGTCGCCTGGCTGAGCCTCCGCAACGTCCCCACGGTGCACGCCCTGGCCGTTGACCAGCTCAACACGTACGACGTGCTGGCCAACGACAAGATCGTGTTCACGTCCGCCGCTCTCGCCGCCTTCGTGGCCGGCCCCGCGTCGGGCAAGTCCTTCAAGGCCGTCGCCACCGAGTCCGAGGCTGTCGCTGAGGCCGAGGTCGCCGACGGTTCGTACCGCGGCGACAACCCGCCGGCCGGCTACGACATCAAGGGCAACCAGTCCGGCAAGTACCACACCCCCGAGTCCCCGTACTACGGCCGCACCAAGGCCGAGGTCTGGTTCAACAGCGCCGAGGCCGCCGAGGCCGCGGGCTTCATCGCCGGTGTGACCAACAACTCTGAGGAGAAGGACAAGTGA
- the rplW gene encoding 50S ribosomal protein L23: MTTALKIRDHRDVILRPVVSEKSYNLLDDGKYTFVVSPDANKTEIKIAIEAIFNVKVTSVNTLNRQGKRRRTKYGYGKTVATKRAIVTLAEGQSIDIFGGAGA; this comes from the coding sequence GTGACGACTGCGCTGAAGATCCGCGATCACCGCGACGTCATCCTGCGTCCCGTGGTGAGCGAGAAGAGCTACAACCTTCTCGACGACGGCAAGTACACCTTCGTCGTCTCCCCCGACGCCAACAAGACCGAGATCAAGATCGCCATCGAGGCCATCTTCAACGTCAAGGTCACCTCCGTGAACACCCTCAACCGCCAGGGGAAGCGTCGTCGCACCAAGTACGGCTACGGCAAGACCGTCGCCACCAAGCGTGCGATCGTCACCCTTGCCGAGGGCCAGAGCATCGACATCTTCGGCGGCGCGGGCGCCTGA
- the rplB gene encoding 50S ribosomal protein L2: MGIRKYKPTTPGRRGSSVSDFVELTRSTPEKSLLAPKTKTGGRNNTGRITTRHIGGGHKQAYRIIDFKRYDKDGVPAKVAHIEYDPNRTARIALLHYADGEKRYIIAPNGLTQGTVVSAGEGSDIKPGNNLELRNIPVGTTVHAVELRPGGGAKLGRSAGAAIQLVAREGKYATLRMPSGEMRMVDVRCRATIGTVGNAEQSNINWGKAGRNRWKGIRPTVRGVVMNPVDHPHGGGEGRTSGGRHPVSPWGKPEGRTRDKNKASNRLIVRRRKTGKKR; this comes from the coding sequence ATGGGTATCCGTAAGTACAAGCCGACTACGCCGGGCCGTCGTGGCTCCAGCGTGTCCGATTTCGTCGAGCTGACTCGCTCCACGCCGGAGAAGTCGCTGCTCGCCCCGAAGACCAAGACCGGTGGTCGTAACAACACCGGCCGCATCACCACCCGCCACATCGGCGGTGGCCACAAGCAGGCGTACCGCATCATCGACTTCAAGCGGTACGACAAGGACGGCGTCCCGGCCAAGGTCGCTCACATCGAGTACGACCCCAACCGCACCGCCCGCATCGCCCTGCTGCACTACGCCGACGGCGAGAAGCGCTACATCATCGCGCCGAACGGCCTGACGCAGGGCACCGTGGTCTCCGCAGGTGAGGGCTCGGACATCAAGCCGGGCAACAACCTCGAGCTGCGCAACATCCCGGTCGGTACCACGGTGCACGCCGTGGAGCTCCGCCCCGGCGGTGGCGCCAAGCTTGGCCGCTCGGCCGGCGCCGCGATCCAGCTCGTCGCCCGTGAGGGCAAGTACGCCACCCTGCGCATGCCCTCGGGCGAGATGCGCATGGTCGACGTGCGCTGCCGCGCCACGATCGGCACGGTCGGCAACGCCGAGCAGTCGAACATCAACTGGGGCAAGGCCGGACGTAACCGCTGGAAGGGCATCCGCCCGACCGTCCGTGGCGTCGTGATGAACCCCGTCGACCACCCGCACGGTGGTGGCGAGGGTCGCACCTCCGGTGGTCGTCACCCGGTGTCTCCGTGGGGCAAGCCCGAGGGCCGCACCCGCGACAAGAACAAGGCGAGCAACCGCCTGATCGTCCGTCGTCGCAAGACCGGCAAGAAGCGCTGA
- the rpsS gene encoding 30S ribosomal protein S19, protein MPRSLKKGPFVDDHLIKKVDAQNEKGTKNVIKTWSRRSMIIPDMLGHTIAVHDGRKHVPVFVTESMIGHKLGEFAPTRTFKGHVKDDKKARRR, encoded by the coding sequence ATGCCACGCAGCCTGAAGAAGGGCCCCTTCGTTGACGACCACCTGATCAAGAAGGTGGACGCTCAGAACGAAAAGGGCACCAAGAACGTCATCAAGACCTGGTCGCGACGCTCGATGATCATCCCGGACATGCTCGGGCACACGATCGCCGTGCACGACGGCCGCAAGCACGTCCCGGTGTTCGTCACCGAGTCGATGATTGGCCACAAGCTGGGCGAGTTCGCCCCCACGCGCACCTTCAAGGGGCACGTGAAGGACGACAAGAAGGCCCGTCGCCGCTGA
- the rplV gene encoding 50S ribosomal protein L22: MSNENGNSRRRETLLGDRPGSYAIARHVRMSSTKVRRVVDLVRGMDVNDALTALKFAPQAASEPVYKVVASAVANAESAEALRADDLYISKAFVDEGVTLRRIRPRAKGSASRILKRGSHITVVVEPRETKGA; encoded by the coding sequence ATGAGCAACGAAAACGGCAACAGCCGTCGACGGGAAACCCTGCTCGGGGATCGTCCTGGCTCGTACGCCATTGCGCGCCACGTCCGGATGAGCTCCACCAAGGTCCGCCGCGTCGTCGACCTGGTCCGCGGGATGGACGTCAATGACGCCCTGACCGCGCTGAAGTTCGCGCCGCAGGCCGCCTCCGAGCCGGTCTACAAGGTCGTGGCTTCCGCCGTGGCCAACGCAGAGTCCGCTGAGGCTCTGCGCGCCGACGACCTCTACATCTCCAAGGCGTTTGTCGACGAGGGCGTCACCCTGCGTCGCATCCGCCCGCGCGCCAAGGGTTCGGCCTCCCGCATCCTGAAGCGCGGGTCGCACATCACCGTGGTCGTGGAGCCCCGCGAGACGAAGGGAGCCTGA
- the rpsC gene encoding 30S ribosomal protein S3 has protein sequence MGQKINPNGFRLGITTDHKTRWFSDKQYAQLVGEDVKIREYLTKNLERAGISSIEIERRSERVTIFLRAARPGIVIGRNGAEAERVRGELEKLTGKQVQLNILEVKNPETDAQLVAQGIAEQLGARVAFRRAMRKAQQTAMRAGAKGIRIKCSGRLGGAEMSRSEGYRDGQVPLHTLRADIDYGFFEARTTFGRIGVKVWIYKGDVAGTKAERQAQREARNSAPGGRQRPGRRPGRGEGRGDRPERGGRRRADAAQAEAPAAPATENAGA, from the coding sequence ATGGGCCAGAAGATCAACCCGAACGGCTTCCGTCTCGGCATCACCACCGATCACAAGACGCGCTGGTTCAGCGACAAGCAGTACGCGCAGCTGGTCGGCGAGGACGTCAAGATCCGTGAGTACCTGACCAAGAACCTCGAGCGCGCCGGCATCTCGTCCATAGAGATCGAGCGTCGCTCCGAGCGCGTGACCATCTTCCTGCGCGCCGCTCGCCCGGGCATCGTCATCGGCCGTAACGGTGCCGAGGCGGAGCGCGTGCGTGGCGAGCTGGAGAAGCTCACCGGCAAGCAGGTCCAGCTGAACATCCTCGAGGTCAAGAACCCCGAGACCGACGCTCAGCTGGTCGCCCAGGGCATCGCCGAGCAGCTCGGCGCCCGCGTCGCCTTCCGTCGCGCCATGCGCAAGGCCCAGCAGACGGCCATGCGCGCCGGCGCCAAGGGCATCCGCATCAAGTGCTCCGGCCGTCTCGGCGGCGCCGAGATGTCCCGCTCCGAGGGTTACCGCGACGGCCAGGTGCCGCTGCACACCCTGCGCGCCGACATCGACTACGGCTTCTTCGAGGCCCGCACGACCTTCGGTCGCATCGGCGTCAAGGTCTGGATCTACAAGGGCGATGTCGCCGGCACCAAGGCCGAGCGCCAGGCCCAGCGCGAGGCCCGCAACTCCGCCCCCGGTGGTCGTCAGCGTCCGGGCCGTCGTCCCGGCCGCGGCGAGGGTCGTGGGGACCGTCCCGAGCGCGGTGGTCGCCGTCGCGCCGACGCAGCCCAGGCCGAGGCCCCGGCTGCGCCCGCTACTGAGAACGCAGGAGCCTGA
- the rplP gene encoding 50S ribosomal protein L16 encodes MLIPRRVKFRKQHHPKRDGAAKGGTKLAFGDYGIQALESSYLTNRQIEAARIAMTRHIKRGGKVWINVYPDRPLTKKPAETRMGSGKGSPEWWVANIKPGRVLFELSGVPEEVAREAMRLAIHKLPFKARFIKREAGDI; translated from the coding sequence ATGCTGATTCCTCGTCGAGTGAAGTTCCGTAAGCAGCACCACCCGAAGCGTGACGGTGCGGCCAAGGGCGGCACCAAGCTCGCCTTCGGTGACTACGGCATCCAGGCGCTCGAGTCCTCCTACCTGACCAACCGTCAGATCGAGGCCGCTCGTATCGCCATGACCCGTCACATCAAGCGTGGCGGCAAGGTGTGGATCAACGTCTACCCCGACCGCCCGCTGACCAAGAAGCCCGCCGAGACCCGCATGGGTTCGGGTAAGGGCTCGCCCGAGTGGTGGGTTGCCAACATCAAGCCCGGCCGCGTGCTGTTCGAGCTCTCCGGTGTCCCGGAGGAGGTGGCCCGTGAGGCCATGCGTCTGGCCATTCACAAGCTGCCGTTCAAGGCACGCTTCATCAAGCGCGAAGCAGGTGACATCTGA
- the rpmC gene encoding 50S ribosomal protein L29, with protein MSKALTANDLRGLSREQLNAKVVELKEELFGLRFQAATGQLESSARLRSVRKDIARIYTVLQERNLGIEDEPEAEEK; from the coding sequence ATGAGTAAGGCTCTTACCGCAAACGACCTGCGTGGTCTCTCGCGCGAGCAGCTCAACGCCAAGGTCGTCGAGCTGAAGGAGGAGCTGTTCGGGCTCCGCTTCCAGGCGGCGACCGGGCAGCTGGAGTCGAGCGCCCGGCTGCGTTCCGTCCGCAAGGACATCGCCCGCATCTACACGGTGCTGCAGGAGCGCAACCTCGGCATCGAAGACGAGCCCGAGGCCGAGGAGAAGTGA
- the rpsQ gene encoding 30S ribosomal protein S17, whose protein sequence is MSETTPTEERNSRKVLQGVVVSDKMDKTIVVMVEERVKHPLYGKVMTKSSRVKAHDENNDAGIGDRVRVMETRPLSAQKRWRLVEIVERAK, encoded by the coding sequence ATGAGTGAAACCACCCCCACCGAAGAGCGCAACAGCCGCAAGGTCCTCCAGGGCGTTGTCGTCTCGGACAAGATGGACAAGACGATCGTCGTGATGGTCGAGGAGCGCGTCAAGCACCCGCTCTACGGCAAGGTCATGACCAAGTCCTCGCGCGTCAAGGCGCACGACGAGAACAACGACGCCGGCATCGGCGACCGGGTGCGGGTCATGGAGACCCGCCCGCTGTCCGCGCAGAAGCGCTGGCGTCTCGTGGAGATCGTCGAGCGCGCCAAGTAA
- a CDS encoding phage holin family protein → MEFFTRLVVTAAATAVAVWLVPGVELTAVDTADKVITLLVVALIFGLINAFIRPVVTFFSGCLVLITFGLFLLVINALMLELTSWAAGTLGLGFHVEGFWPAFWGSVIISIVGAALGALLDTERS, encoded by the coding sequence ATGGAATTCTTCACGCGTCTGGTCGTCACGGCCGCTGCCACCGCCGTCGCCGTCTGGCTGGTGCCGGGCGTCGAACTTACCGCCGTCGACACCGCAGACAAGGTCATCACGCTGCTGGTCGTGGCCCTGATCTTCGGCCTGATCAACGCCTTCATCAGGCCGGTCGTGACGTTCTTCAGCGGCTGTCTCGTGCTCATCACGTTCGGCCTGTTCCTGCTGGTCATCAACGCCCTGATGCTCGAGCTCACCAGCTGGGCCGCGGGCACCCTCGGCCTCGGCTTCCACGTGGAGGGATTCTGGCCCGCCTTCTGGGGCTCGGTGATCATCTCGATCGTGGGCGCGGCCCTCGGGGCGCTCCTCGACACGGAACGGTCCTGA